In Macrobrachium nipponense isolate FS-2020 chromosome 30, ASM1510439v2, whole genome shotgun sequence, a genomic segment contains:
- the LOC135202039 gene encoding transcription factor ATOH1-like produces the protein MSVSDWFFPVQHSGYTSPLDSVYLEPLSCSSPAYSSPPYTTGSYTLPVQCPKSTIIAQQARFWSESERRSSSDGRPSPSCSPSSSCESVDGTSSSVSSSSASAPSSSSSSRTWGGNNSGPASWSWGAPGTTHPVLAAVTEMNSGDPDAIIANGRGRQTKCRRKTPKIVGREVIKKRRLAANARERRRMNGLNDAFDKLREHIPALSGDQKLSKFETLQMAQTYISALVELLQ, from the coding sequence ATGTCTGTGTCTGATTGGTTCTTCCCCGTCCAACACTCGGGCTACACCAGCCCTTTGGACTCAGTGTACTTGGAGCCTCTGTCGTGTTCGAGCCCAGCCTATTCGAGTCCGCCCTACACCACTGGATCTTATACCCTGCCCGTTCAGTGCCCCAAGAGTACAATCATCGCCCAGCAGGCGAGGTTTTGGTCAGAATCCGAAAGACGAAGCAGTTCGGATGGACGCCCGAGTCCCTCCTGCTCGCCCTCCAGCAGTTGCGAGAGTGTAGATGGGACGTCGTCGTCGGTCTCCTCGTCTTCTGCCTCGGCGCCTTCATCGTCGTCCTCCTCCAGAACCTGGGGAGGAAACAACAGTGGCCCAGCGTCATGGTCTTGGGGCGCTCCTGGCACCACGCACCCCGTCCTGGCAGCAGTGACGGAAATGAACAGTGGCGATCCGGATGCCATCATCGCCAACGGCCGAGGAAGACAGACGAAGTGTCGCAGGAAAACGCCGAAAATCGTCGGCAGGGAAGTGATTAAGAAACGCCGCTTGGCAGCGAACGCCCGCGAAAGAAGACGAATGAATGGACTTAACGACGCCTTTGATAAACTCCGCGAACATATTCCTGCTCTCAGTGGTGACCAGAAACTGTCCAAGTTCGAAACCCTCCAGATGGCGCAGACTTACATATCAGCGCTAGTGGAACTCCTGCAATAG